In Glycine max cultivar Williams 82 chromosome 15, Glycine_max_v4.0, whole genome shotgun sequence, the DNA window GAATTTTAAAGATAAGATCTTGTCTCTTATTACTTTTGCATCCACCACATTATTCTTTCAATTCTTGTCCACAATAGTacctgtgacaccctctaccccgacatatatatatatatatatatatatatatatatatatatatatatatatatatatatatatatatattggtaaacaaattcacatgggtaaaaggttcatattcacttcactattaccaaataaaacttattaaaaatatattccgTTCTAAACAAGGccatcaaaatttacaaaaaatgttttgttaaatcaattaggtaaaatgaaataaactaacatcatgcaattaatatagaacttatgctccaatgtcacatcctatcagagtatCGTGTCCCAATGTCCTTCAATACAAGGATAAAATAGTTCAAGATCATCTGCTCCcctgaacacaaagttcaagatcatcacaggatctaaacacaaataacacacagagagtgagttatcacatttctaactaatggagagaaataagataactagacatacatatcatataaacaaaataaaacttacttaaacataacttACATAATtccatcactttgtcattcaaaaatcacttttcaatcatcaatcaaacctttcaatcatcaatcacaatacacaagaatcacacactccgatcaatacataataacacatcaatttcacaataaacaattagcaagcacatgagacagttatgctaagactcaagcttatatgcaatatggtaccatgttagtgaaaaaccatcttggggcgcttaggagtatataacaagacacaccacacaatgggtatgtcaggtcactctaactaagtaaaatcatagggagaccagtcagggtcacagtgttttgcgagaatgcttcaaccatatgggatcaacataggcttaaaggatcactcaaaccgggtgacccccaaggcctacactccgaagagtccgtcagggcctctccctcctgatttaggtctaacccctaaaattattttagcacacagactctatctatgaactgtacaaaacacacgactcctcaattgttctcaaaatagttttaactcgtCGCTCTTTAAGggtcttaacattaactcgtcgcccttaaagggacttagcattaactcctCGCCCTAATAGgaacttagcattaactcgtcatccttaaagggacttatagtcgtgtgattgtataattcatagtttataactcaatgcacacaatatCTCAATCACGTGCATACTcagtttatcacatacacttgatctcaatcacaatggtataatctcaataacaatactataatctcaaagcaacatgttattccacaattcatcacatattccattcatagacactgctcatgaattatacaatacccacgatctcacactcgtgttttcaaacacgtttaacacattgcgctacaatttaacactggttcctaaataggaaacctacaatttctctttaacactacgcatcaacacttttctcaatatcaacactggtcgggttattgtataatttatagCTCGCAacataattattgtcacataaGTGTTAAACACACACTTATTTGCAACCAAATATcattcccacaatttaacatctcataactcatatacacatcacacaataatcatatttgcatgacacaaaacatatatatatatatatatatatatatatattgtaaatcaagctacattatttttaatcaaaagagtttttataacaattaatttaatgttacatcaaaagaaattaccactaggcattaaccttaaaactttatttaatttattattttagtattacaataaatatatacacacaacatgttgatcatcgtcgtggaaaaatatagaataagataataattcacataaaataagtcattaaaaataatactatttagaatataattcacgttaataaaaaaagttcaattttttaagagttcacactcaacacaagaacacattaatttcacaataatttctCATTGAGACATCAACtggttcatcaaacatatataattcttagttataattataaggataaaataaaaattgcataaacaccccaaaatccattccaattgatactctaataatccccaattgtgaataactcatcccttacctttaAGCGGGTTCATGTGTCTTCCGACAGCGATGGCGGCATCTcaagcggttccctgagattcctccagtttttcctccgactgcttCGATAGTttccaaacgtcagagagacggataAGGGATTGAAGCTTTCATTTGTACTGTCTTCGtgtgattcctttttctctctccatgaATATTATCTTGCAAATCCCAATGATGAAGGTGTGAGGAATTGAATCGCaaaccacatatcaaaatttcatgaaagTCTAATGGTTAACGAAatcgggatcatagttttactgggacGATTTTGGAtttctgcgggaaaagaaaATGCTATGATGCGAAGTGTATTTGCTCCGATATCTTTTCGTAATTCCCAACGGTGGGATTACTCGGAATTGAGTTGCGAACCATGTTCTTaaatttcacaacgatccaaTGGTGAACGAATCTGaaatcgtcatttttctgagacatgtTTGGTGGTCTGCaggaaaaagagagagttttgagagaagAAGAGCggaaaatgaatttgagagGAAGATGAGACATCGTCagtgtgaaaactgacctaacgctatttataactagggtaCTCAGaacctattatttattttattattttataaaaacaaactctattttgtttataaataacaaactttttaaaattaatttacgaaaaaatgggatgttacagtaCCCACTCCGTTCTTTCCCTAACTTTCCCTATATATCAAAGTTTAAATCCTATAGTATCCAGCTCCTTTGCTTTTTCTTAAACCTTGGTGGTGTCCATCACTTCCAAAAGCTTAACTATCAAACCAATATTCCAATTAGCAAACCTAATCAAGCACTTCTAGACTAGCTTCTATACCCATGTCCGTCTGGAAAAATGAGGGTCCTTGCTCATTTTGCGCTACATTCAGGTGCCACGCAGCAATACTTGCTCATTTAACACTGTACTTTAGACATATGGTGTGTTACTTCTAGGTAATGTGACCTAGCATAAGCACAAAACAGTCATGAGTTCTTTGTCTGGGGTTTCAACAAGTTTTACGCTAACTGTCGGGGCCTAAAACAACCCCCTCTCCTCCTTTACCCCGTGGCTTGGTAATAGACTGAGATCATAGGTGAAGTTTGCTATCATGCTACTATATGTAACTAAACCCAAATGATACCCAAGGATGTAACTTgattaatgatttatttataaacgcatttaatttgaattttggaaATTATAGCCAGTAGCATCATTATATTAAATGTCAAAAACACTGAAATATCAATAtcataattattgataaaatatcaattaaaacaaCTAGACTAAGGGAGAAATGGTATTCTCTCACACAACAAAAAGTTAAATGAGTTTTTAGTTTGGAGCATGATATGCTTGGGGttcaaattcaattattataaattaactgTCATGTATACTCCCAAATCAGAACTGGTTTTATATAAAATCCCGGTTTGTATAAATGCTGTCAGCAACAACAATAGAATTAAATCCTGCTTTTATGTGAAATCTTTACTAATATATTCTTTTCTTCCTTGGCAGGGTGATGGTAGTGGATGTGTTTCCATCTATGGACTCAAGTTTGATGATGAAAACTTTACTGCGAAACACACTGGTCCTGGCCTTCTGTCCATGGTATGTGTTTGCTGTTTCTACCTTTGTCATTTTGGGTAATATGAAAACAAAGACTGTTAATGGAATGGCCACTCAAGGATAAATATGTACCAGTATGGTATTATTTACTGTGATAATTGCAATGTTTATATATTCCTGAAATAGCTCCTTAACTGGAGCACTTATTGACAGTACATACATACACAAATCTATAAGACATTTCCTAACAGGTTAACTTACAATTGTTACTTCCTGGAAACTTTGGaatcatattaatttttctttgctaAACTTCAAACAATCATGGCATCAATTGATTCAATTTGTATGACTAAGTTATGCTTTCACTTATTTCAACTAAAAATGGCTTAAGTCCTGTTTGTCTAATCTGCAGGCAAATAGCGGACCAAATACCAATGGTTGTCAGGTAACTTTCCAGTGGTCACACTCACTTccttttcctttcccttttgTCAGTGGTAACGTTAAATTGGTAATGCCCTTTTCCTATTGATGAATGTTCTCTTCTTGCTTGCAGTTCTTTATAACATGTGCAAAATGCGACTGGCTTGACAAAAAGCATGTTGTCTTTGGGGTATGCTTCACTATCTTCGGAGTGCGGTTgcatatattaattattcttcAAACAGCCTGAATGTGAATTTAGTTGTTCCTCAATGTTTGTTACACAGTACAACACAGCACAAGGAGAACAGTACTCGACAAATACTTAAGTTGCACAACAACTTTTTGTCCTgtacaataaaataatacaaaacttACCACaataccctttttattattaattaccttaatgtaattcatattattatatattttaaaataataaatattattatatattttaagatatataacaaatattatataatatatattgtttttgttgatggaattatataatatatatttaaatattataatttattatatattataatatatattgacataaaatacttttatattttattatattgaagGCCATATGGACAGAACcaataaaaatcatgaaatagcacgattaaaaaatgagagtagaggttacaataaaaaaaaatgagagtagaggttaaaataaaaaatagcggTTACAAAAAACTTGAGAATGAGTCATCGAATGGGAGGCGAGAGTGGGaggcaagaaaagaaaagtgggaatttaaaatggttatttttgtcttttaataGTTGTCCCAAGTGGTTTGTTGAGTAACAAaaatttgtgttattttatgCTGCCCATCACTTTTTATTTGTGCTGTCCAATCtgttttttaaatcaaacatgaaATAACAATGTTTTTTGTGCTGTCGATTACCTCACTTTTTAGCTAATCAAATGGACCTAGTTTTATGTCTTCATGCCTTCAAATTAAGATGCCGGGTATTTGGTAACAGAGTGCAAGGTTTATCTAATCTGTTAACTTAGAATGTAAAACCTGAGAGATGAACAAACCAAAGCCACTATCAAATTTAAGCTACACTGCCACAGAAGTCAAAATGCATTAACAGCATAGATTTCTTATTATGCCATATGTGTGTGTAATGGGAAAAGTGTCGCGTTCCCTtttggggaggggggggggggggggggggggggggctgcATGCCATTACTCAGTTTATTGTTTGGAAAGAATTTTGACCTGCCTCAAAAAAATTCACATGCATTTTAATCTATGTGCCTTATTTGAAATGTTACTAGCATCTTTCTTGTCCTAAACTGTTAATATGTTTTGCATTTACCACCTGTCTTCCCGTTATGCAGAGAGTGCTTGGAGATGGTCTTTTGGTTGTCAGGAAGATTGAGAACGTGGCAACGAGACCCAATAACCGGCCAAAATTAGCATGCGTCATTGCTGAATGTGGTGAAATGTAAATTTTAACGCAACATGGCTAACAAACAATAGTTCTCTAAGCAAAGTTGATTGAATCCTCAGCAGCAACTGCACTTCCTATACAGATGTGGGCTTTGTACACAAATATTTCTGTGGCTTGAAACTAACTATTCTTGTCATGGGATTTTTTTTGAGACAGGATAACGAGACAGTTGCATAGCACAACTAATTAATCATGCTTGGGAATGACAGAATGATAATGCTATGATGCATCTTTTTTGCCCAAAATCATCAAATGCACGCTTGTTAATATATTCATGTATTCTCAGTGTAGTTATAGTTTGTGTTAACTGTTAAAGTACTTCTAAAGGCACTTGTAAAAACAGGTGAAATATGGAACATTTGTATATGAAAGGTTTACGCAATACCAGCCTAGCTACCACTTTCAATATCCATAGTGGTGATTTGTTCTGTGAACATAAGAAGCTATacatgttgaatgtatgaaacTGGTATGTCATATCAAATAAAGTATCCTTGAACTTTATATATTCCCTTTCCGAAGCTGAGACGGATGCATGAATTAATGGCTAACTGGTGGGAAGAGTTGAGAGATTTTTGCACTGTAAAACCATTAAACTAAAAACGGGCCAATATCAATAGGGACAGTTTCATTATGCTGCATGAAAAGTTGGGAGTTAATAATGGTTAACTGGTGGGAAGAATTGAGAGATTTCTGCAATGTAAAaccattaaactaaaaataggcCAATATCTATAGGGACAATTTCATTATGCTGTATGAAAAGTTGGGAGTTAATATTGATGCTACTTACTCTCGTCcgttttaaatattctttttcaaaaatgttCATTTAACAGAAACATGATTCCGTTCATAAAATACATATCAGTCTTGCAACTTCTTTCTTAATCCCAAGACGAAATTATTATTCGTGTTTCATTTTTGTCTTCACAGTCAGAATTTCAGTATTCGTGGGGTGAAA includes these proteins:
- the CYP57 gene encoding peptidyl-prolyl cis-trans isomerase CYP22, translated to MSYTQNCAAKHGCGVRPPNLKNPIVFFDVTIGNIPAGRIKMELFADIAPKTAENFRQFCTGEYRKVGLPVGYKACQFHRVIKDFMIQDGDFVKGDGSGCVSIYGLKFDDENFTAKHTGPGLLSMANSGPNTNGCQFFITCAKCDWLDKKHVVFGRVLGDGLLVVRKIENVATRPNNRPKLACVIAECGEM